CGCGACGCCGTGACGCGTAAGCTGGTTTGTCAGACAGACTGATAGGATTTGAATTGACGAAATCGAAAAGCGAAGCACTGAAACCCGCAGATTCCAAAGAGGGAAAAGCTGAATCCAGTGCGCTATATGCTCTCGTGATGAAATCTCTCGACGATGATCAGGCGCAAGATATTGTGACAATCGGACTTGAGGGTAAAAGCAATATTGCCGATCATATGGTGATTGCCGAAGGCCGCTCAACCCGGCAGGTCGCGTCCATGGCCCAAAAGCTCGCGGAACGGATCAAACAGGCCGGTGGAGAGGCACGGATAGAAGGCCTCGCCAATGCCGATTGGGTCTTGATCGATGCCGGTGACGTGATTGTTCATCTCTTCCGCCCCGAAGTGCGCAGCTTCTATAACCTCGAACGCATGTGGGCTGTTGGCGAAGAAGATGCACCCGAAACTGAGGCCGCAGAAGCCTGATCAGGGCGGGTTTCAAAGATGAGGCTCCATATCGTTGCTCGCGGGAAAATTGGTCGCTCCCCTGAACAGGAATTGGTCGAGCGCTATGTCAAGCGGATCAAGTGGGATGTGAAGGTCAGCGAGTTGCCGGAACAGGGCGGAAAAACGCCGAAAATCGACGATCAGACAAAAATCATTGCCCTCGATGAAACCGGGGAAAGCTGGACTTCAAAAACCTTTGCTGCAGTATTGAGCAAATGGCGCGACAATGGCGTGCGGGAAGCGCGTTTTCTGATCGGTGCGGCCGATGGCTTGACCGAAGCGGAGCGCAGCAGTGCGGATCATTTCTTTTCTTTTGGTAAAGCGACCTGGCCGCATTTAATGGCCCGCGCCATGCTGGCCGAACAATTATTTCGTGCCACCGCGATCATCGCGAACCACCCCTATCATAGGGAGGGCTAACGGATGCTGCGCTGGCTTCTCATTCTATTGGGCCTGACTCTTATTGGCGGCTTTTTTGCAGTCGCCCTGCCCGCGCAAACGCGCGGACCATCGCTGGAAGACGAACAACGCGCCCTGGTTTCCGCACGCGAGCAATCCGACAAAGCACGGCAACGCGGCGATGCGCTGCGCCGCCAAGCGGAAGCGGCAAGCACCGAAGCGGACCGTATCAACATCCAGGCCGCTGCGCTGGCCGCACGCATCCAGGCAGCAGAAGCGGACATCCGGGCTGCCCGATCGCGCATCGCAATTGTCGAACGATTACAGGAACGCCAACGGGCACGTTTGGCAGAAAAGCAAGGCCCTGTGGTGCGCTTGACCGCAGCCTTGCAGATGATGACACGCAAGCCCACTGCGCTCGCCTTGGTAGAACCCCGGTCACTCGATGAACTCATTTATATCCGTTCGATAATGTCTACGGTGGTTCCTGAAATTGAGCAGCGGACAGCCAGTTTGCGGCGAGAGGTAGAGCAAGGCGAAGAGCTGCGCATGCAGTCCGCGCAAGCCATTGCTTCCCTTAATGAAAGCCAGCAACGTCTGGCACAACGGCGACGGCAATTATCTGGGTTGGAAGCCAATGGGCGTGTTGAAGCACAGCAATTTTCCAACGATGCCGGCCTGGAACAGGACCGCGCGCTGGCCCTGGGTGAAGAGGCCCGCGACATATTGGATCTTATGGACCAGATTCGGGAAAGCGGCGTCGTCCGGGAATCCCTTTCTCAACTTGATGGCCCGCTGTTGCGGCCAAATCAAGATGGCGACGGTCCGATTGCCAATCCAGCATCCAGAACCAATGTGGCCGATGCTTACCGGCTGCCAGTTGTAGGCGATATTGTAACGGGATTGGGTGAGATATCTGATAGCGGCTATCGTTCGCGCGGGCTGACCATCGCTGTTGAGCCGGGCGCACAGATTGTCGCACCGGCGGCGGGCCGTATTGCTTTTTCCGGGCGTTATCGTGGCTATGGGAATATCGTGATAATCGAACATGATAAGAGCTGGACCAGCCTGATCACAAATATGGCCAGCACCAGTGCAGAAGTTGGCGACGAGGTGGTGCAAGGTGCACCGGTCGGGCGGTCGGGTCGTGATGATCCCGAAGTGACTATCGAGCTGCGTCGCAACGGCCGCCCGATTGATATTGCTGCGTTAGTCGGTTGAGCTTGACCTGCACAAATCGGCCGTAATTGCACCTCTTAATTGCGCGGCGTTTGGCGCCGGTAGCTTAATGCTTCCGCCACATGGGCGCGGCCAATCTGCTCTGCTCTGGCAAGATCAGCAATCGTTCTTGCAACACGTAATATACGGGTATAGCCTCTCGCGGATAGCCGCATTGCCTCGGCAGCTTGCGCTAAAAGTTGCCGCCCTGCGTCATCCGGTGCAGCAAATTTTTCGAGTGCATCTCCATCAATCTCGCTGTTGGTACGCGCCTCGAGTGTTCTATATCGCTCGCTTTGTAATTGACGCGTTTTTAGCACCCGTGCGGCGACGGCATCCGATCCCTCGGCAGGCGGCGGCATGGTAAGATCAGCCGCAGACAAGGCTTCGACCTCAATATGCAGATCAATCCGGTCAAGCAGGGGTCCGGATATTTTCGCCTGATAATCAACGGCGCATTTGGGTGCGCGCGAACAAGCCAAGGCCGCATCACCAAGATGGCCACAACGGCACGGATTCATCGCCGCCACCATCTGGACACGTGCGGGAAACGTGACATGCGCATTGGCGCGCGCCACGCTGACTTCGCCGATTTCCAAGGGCTGGCGCAGCGAATCCAGCACAGCGCGCTGAAATTCGGGCAGTTCGTCGAGAAATAATATCCCGAGATGTGCAAGGCTGACTTCGCCAGGCCTTACTTTCAGGCCACCACCAACCAAGGCCGCCATGGAAGCCGAATGATGCGGCGCACGATAAGGGCGGGTCCTACTCATCTGACCGCCCTCTAATGTACCGGCCACGCTGGCGACCATCGATACTTCCAGCGCTTCGGATGGCGACAGGGGTGGCAAAATACCAGGCAGGCAGGACGCCAGCAGTGATTTGCCTGACCCTGGCGGACCATTCATCAAAAGATTATGGCCGCCAGCCGCTGCGATTTCCAATGCGCGTTTGGCAGTTTCCTGACCTTTTACGTCTTTCAGATCCGGCCCATGATCTGGCTCTCGCGCCGCTCCTGGAACTGGCGGCGTTAGAACAGACTGCCCCTTAAAGTGGTTGAGCAATGCGAGTAGATCATTGGGCGCCAATATTTCGATATCGCCCGCCCACGCGGCTTCCGGCCCTTGCAAGGCAGGGCATATCAACCCGCGATTCTCACTCGACGCATGAAGCGCCGCAAGCAAAACGCCTGGTGTGGCAGCCAAACGTCCATCCAATGCCAATTCTCCAACCACAATATAATTGGCTAAGGTTTCTGCATCGACAATGCCCATCGCGCCAAGCAAAGCCAATGCTATCGGCAGATCATAGTGCGACCCTTCTTTTGGCAAATCCGCTGGTGACAGGTTGATCGTGATCCGCTTGGGCGGTAGCGATAGTCCCAATGCTGCTATCGCCGCGCGCACGCGTTCGCGGCTTTCTGCAACGGCTTTGTCAGGCAGGCCGACGACATTAAAGGCTGGTACACCCGGTGCAACTTGACATTGGACCTCAACGCCGCGTGCTTCGAGGCCCAAATAGGCCACAGTGGAAACCAGTGCTACCATCTCTTGCCGCCCATTTGCCCTGTCATCCCGGAAACTGTGGCAAGCGGCACTAGAAGAGTCGAGCGCGAACAACGGCCTGGCCGGAACCGTCAAGAGCATGAAATATTGCCGGATTTCTCAGTCATTTCATAGTTAACTATCTGTAAACCAACCGCTTCTACCATTTATCAAGCGCAGTTTGACAGAGACAAGAAATGGAAAGCGGTGTGAATCTAGCATCTGGCGGAAACCAGATGACCAAAGATATCGATTACGATCATGGTTTAGGCGGAAATTTCGGCCTTAGCCTCTGGGTAACGCTATTCACATTTCTCGCGCTCTTTATGCTTCCTGCTGAGCAGGCCCGCGCTTCAGATTCAGGCTATATAGTTACCGAGACAATCGAAACGTTCGAATATGATATTGTAGAACCAGAGCATTTAACCAGTTGGGATGCCGCTCCCGCAAAGGCGCAGTTTGGCCCTTTCCGAGTGATTTCGGAACATACTGTAGAGATGTCAGGTACCGTAGACAGCTACTCACCTGCATTGTTTCAAAAAATGCTGCAGCAATATCCCGGGATCAAGCGTATCGAGATGATCGATTGCGATGGTTCAATTGATGAAGACGCCAACCTCAGTCTGGCGAGGCAAATTCGCCAGGCGGGTATCAGCACTCATGTGCCGGCACGCGGTTCAGTTCGCTCAGGGGCCGTTGAGCTGTTTCTT
This DNA window, taken from Parasphingorhabdus litoris DSM 22379, encodes the following:
- the rsfS gene encoding ribosome silencing factor is translated as MKSLDDDQAQDIVTIGLEGKSNIADHMVIAEGRSTRQVASMAQKLAERIKQAGGEARIEGLANADWVLIDAGDVIVHLFRPEVRSFYNLERMWAVGEEDAPETEAAEA
- a CDS encoding 23S rRNA (pseudouridine(1915)-N(3))-methyltransferase RlmH, with protein sequence MRLHIVARGKIGRSPEQELVERYVKRIKWDVKVSELPEQGGKTPKIDDQTKIIALDETGESWTSKTFAAVLSKWRDNGVREARFLIGAADGLTEAERSSADHFFSFGKATWPHLMARAMLAEQLFRATAIIANHPYHREG
- a CDS encoding murein hydrolase activator EnvC family protein, whose product is MLRWLLILLGLTLIGGFFAVALPAQTRGPSLEDEQRALVSAREQSDKARQRGDALRRQAEAASTEADRINIQAAALAARIQAAEADIRAARSRIAIVERLQERQRARLAEKQGPVVRLTAALQMMTRKPTALALVEPRSLDELIYIRSIMSTVVPEIEQRTASLRREVEQGEELRMQSAQAIASLNESQQRLAQRRRQLSGLEANGRVEAQQFSNDAGLEQDRALALGEEARDILDLMDQIRESGVVRESLSQLDGPLLRPNQDGDGPIANPASRTNVADAYRLPVVGDIVTGLGEISDSGYRSRGLTIAVEPGAQIVAPAAGRIAFSGRYRGYGNIVIIEHDKSWTSLITNMASTSAEVGDEVVQGAPVGRSGRDDPEVTIELRRNGRPIDIAALVG
- a CDS encoding YifB family Mg chelatase-like AAA ATPase, giving the protein MVALVSTVAYLGLEARGVEVQCQVAPGVPAFNVVGLPDKAVAESRERVRAAIAALGLSLPPKRITINLSPADLPKEGSHYDLPIALALLGAMGIVDAETLANYIVVGELALDGRLAATPGVLLAALHASSENRGLICPALQGPEAAWAGDIEILAPNDLLALLNHFKGQSVLTPPVPGAAREPDHGPDLKDVKGQETAKRALEIAAAGGHNLLMNGPPGSGKSLLASCLPGILPPLSPSEALEVSMVASVAGTLEGGQMSRTRPYRAPHHSASMAALVGGGLKVRPGEVSLAHLGILFLDELPEFQRAVLDSLRQPLEIGEVSVARANAHVTFPARVQMVAAMNPCRCGHLGDAALACSRAPKCAVDYQAKISGPLLDRIDLHIEVEALSAADLTMPPPAEGSDAVAARVLKTRQLQSERYRTLEARTNSEIDGDALEKFAAPDDAGRQLLAQAAEAMRLSARGYTRILRVARTIADLARAEQIGRAHVAEALSYRRQTPRN
- a CDS encoding alpha/beta hydrolase, whose product is MNLASGGNQMTKDIDYDHGLGGNFGLSLWVTLFTFLALFMLPAEQARASDSGYIVTETIETFEYDIVEPEHLTSWDAAPAKAQFGPFRVISEHTVEMSGTVDSYSPALFQKMLQQYPGIKRIEMIDCDGSIDEDANLSLARQIRQAGISTHVPARGSVRSGAVELFLAGIRHTADTGAEFVVHSWIDEDGREANDYPANDPVHAEYLNYYKEMGIPADKAQAFYSLTNSVPFAEQLKLSRNDLARFQLLH